A genomic stretch from Desulfotignum balticum DSM 7044 includes:
- a CDS encoding TIGR01777 family oxidoreductase produces MKVFSRKSHIPVPVARLFAWHARDGAIQRLTPPWAPMALKWRQGSGIDKGVRVGFDMRVLGIPMTWEAEHIDYYENRMFKDRQIKGPFARWEHTHLFAPDRGQGSAMTDQVAYELPGGWLSAPFDRRVQKELARMFDYRHRVLAHDLVHYADQCRPMRILISGASGSIGSALVPFLRTCGHKVICLVRHNGPLADDDVFWDPYNDIPDMASIGRVDAVINLNGKDISRGKWTDGQKQAIMDSRIQPTRLLVKKMLEMDQRPEVFVSASAIGFYGEGADAVFTETDPGGDSFISRVCNEWEQASWPAQAAGIRTVQLRIGVVLTPAGGALARMLPAFAAGCGAKLGKGRQYMSWISMDDTLGSIFHILKNSDIQGPVNLTAPNPVTNQKFTRTLARVLSRPAVFSIPGWMAARLWGEMGKETLLTSARVMPEKLMKTQFAFQYPDLEPALGHLLGRIDS; encoded by the coding sequence ATGAAGGTGTTTTCCAGAAAATCACACATCCCGGTGCCGGTGGCCCGCCTGTTTGCCTGGCATGCCAGAGACGGCGCCATCCAGCGCCTGACCCCGCCCTGGGCCCCGATGGCACTCAAATGGCGGCAGGGCAGCGGCATTGACAAAGGGGTGCGTGTGGGCTTTGACATGCGGGTGCTGGGAATTCCCATGACATGGGAAGCCGAGCACATCGATTATTATGAGAACCGGATGTTCAAAGACCGGCAGATCAAAGGGCCGTTTGCCCGCTGGGAGCATACGCATCTGTTTGCGCCAGACAGGGGCCAGGGGTCTGCCATGACGGATCAGGTGGCATATGAGCTGCCCGGGGGATGGTTGAGCGCGCCGTTTGACCGTCGTGTACAAAAAGAACTGGCCCGGATGTTTGATTACCGGCATCGGGTGCTGGCCCATGACCTGGTCCATTACGCGGATCAGTGCCGGCCCATGCGGATTCTGATATCCGGCGCATCCGGCAGTATCGGCAGCGCGCTGGTGCCTTTTTTGCGTACCTGCGGCCACAAGGTGATTTGCCTGGTCCGGCATAACGGCCCTCTGGCTGACGATGACGTGTTCTGGGATCCGTATAACGATATTCCGGACATGGCATCCATCGGTCGGGTGGATGCAGTGATCAACCTGAACGGCAAGGATATTTCCCGGGGAAAATGGACGGACGGGCAGAAACAGGCCATCATGGATTCCCGGATACAGCCCACCCGGTTGCTGGTAAAAAAGATGCTGGAGATGGATCAGCGGCCTGAAGTGTTTGTTTCCGCGTCTGCCATCGGGTTTTATGGAGAAGGGGCAGATGCCGTGTTCACGGAAACAGATCCTGGGGGGGATTCTTTTATTTCCCGGGTGTGCAACGAGTGGGAACAGGCCTCGTGGCCGGCACAGGCGGCCGGTATCCGGACGGTTCAGCTGCGTATCGGTGTGGTGCTCACCCCGGCCGGCGGGGCCCTGGCCCGGATGCTGCCGGCATTTGCCGCCGGGTGCGGGGCAAAACTTGGGAAAGGCCGTCAGTATATGAGCTGGATTTCCATGGATGACACCCTGGGGAGCATTTTTCATATTCTGAAAAACAGCGACATTCAGGGACCCGTGAATCTGACGGCGCCCAATCCTGTGACCAACCAAAAGTTCACCCGGACACTGGCCCGGGTGTTGTCCCGGCCGGCAGTGTTCAGTATTCCCGGATGGATGGCCGCTCGCCTGTGGGGCGAGATGGGAAAAGAAACCCTGTTGACCAGTGCCCGGGTGATGCCTGAAAAACTGATGAAAACCCAATTTGCATTTCAGTATCCTGACCTGGAACCGGCGCTAGGACACCTGTTGGGCCGAATCGATTCATGA